The Melospiza georgiana isolate bMelGeo1 chromosome Z, bMelGeo1.pri, whole genome shotgun sequence genome contains a region encoding:
- the PTGR1 gene encoding prostaglandin reductase 1, with protein sequence MVIAKAWALKRHFDGFPKTSDFDLKKIELPNLKDGELLLESVFLSVDPYMRPYSRRDMKEGDIMIGTQVARVVESKNPAFTVGTFVVAGRGWRTHFISDGKDLQLLPSNWPESLPKSLALGTVGMPGLTAYFGLLEVCKMKPGETVLVNAAAGAVGSVVGQLAKIGGCKVVGCAGSDDKVAYLKKIGFDEAFNYKTVKSLDEALRKASPDGYDCFFDNVGGEFASVAINQMRKYGRIAVCGAISQYNDSVPQKGPYVQLPMIFKELQMEGFLVTRWNNRREEGLQALLKWVMEGKMKYHEQVTEGFEKMPMAFIGMLKGENLGKAVVKV encoded by the exons ATGGTGATTGCCAAGGCATGGGCTCTGAAGaggcattttgatggttttccCAAAACCAGTGACTTCGACCTGAAAAAGATAGAGCTACCAAATCTAAAGGATGGAG AGTTGCTGCTTGAATCAGTGTTTCTCAGTGTTGATCCCTACATGAG ACCTTACAGTCGAAGGGACATGAAGGAGGGTGACATAATGATAGGCACGCAGGTTGCCAG GGTAGTAGAAAGCAAAAATCCTGCTTTCACAGTGGGGACCTTTGTCgtggctggcaggggctggagaacTCATTTTATCTCTGATGGGAAAGACCTACAACTTCTTCCTTCCAATTGGCCGGAATCGCTCCCCAAATCTCTAGCTCTTGGAACAGTTGGCATGCCAGG cCTCACTGCATATTTTGGTCTGCTGGAGGTCTGTAAGATGAAACCAGGAGAGACAGTCCTGGTTAAtgctgcagctggtgctgtgggctctgtggtGGGGCAGCTTGCTAAAATTGGG ggctgcaaagtggttggctgtgctggctcagaTGACAAGGTTGCCTATCTGAAAAAAATAGGCTTTGATGAAGCCTTTAATTACAAAACTGTTAAATCTCTGGATGAAGCACTGCGTAAAGCCTCTCCTGATGGCTATGACTGTTTCTTTGACAAT GTGGGTGGAGAATTTGCCAGTGTTGCTATCAACCAAATGAGAAAATATGGAAGGATTGCAGTCTGTGGCGCAATCTCTCAGTACAATGACTCTGTGCCTCAGAAAG GGCCTTATGTGCAGCTTCCCATGATTTTCAAAGAGCTTCAAATGGAAGGGTTTCTTGTGACGCGATGGAACAACCGCCGGGAGGAAGGTCTGCAGGCCCTGCTGAAGTGGGTCATGGAG GGGAAGATGAAGTACCATGAACAAGTCACTGAAGGATTTGAGAAAATGCCAATGGCTTTTATAGGAAtgttaaaaggagaaaatcttGGAAAAGCTGTTGTAAAAGTGTGA
- the LOC131096023 gene encoding thioredoxin has protein sequence MVKTVGNLVEFQAELQSAGEKLIVVDFSATWCGPCKMIKPFFHSLCEKYGDVIFIEIDVDDAQDVASHCDVKCMPTFQFYKNGEKVQEFSGANKEKLEETIKSLL, from the exons gttGAATTTCAGGCAGAACTGCAATCTGCTGGTGAGAAGCTCATAGTAGTTGATTTCTCTGCCACATGGTGTGGACCATGCAAAATGATCAAGCCCTTTTTCCAC aGTTTGTGTGAGAAGTATGGTGATGTGATATTCATAGAAATCGATGTGGATGATGCCCAG GATGTTGCTTCACACTGTGATGTGAAGTGCATGCCAACGTTCCAGTTCTACAAGAATGGAGAGAAG GTGCAGGAGTTCTCTGGGGCCAATAAAGAGAAGCTGGAAGAGACCATTAAAAGTCTACTCTAA